A portion of the Vicingus serpentipes genome contains these proteins:
- the bioA gene encoding adenosylmethionine--8-amino-7-oxononanoate transaminase: MNLQEKDKKYIWHPFTQMKTAPLNIPIVKGEGVYIYTENGTKILDAVSSWWTNIHGHSHPYIAEAVCEQFNTLEHVIFAGFTHPKAIELSERIIGKLPYLNKVFFSDNGSTAVEVAIKMAFQYWYNKKETKTKIIAFNHAYHGDTFGAMSVGGRDTFNNPFNPFLFDVEFIDVPTPGNENIVIQQLNEKVKNNDVAAFIFEPLVQGSAGMVMYASEILNELIVICKQHEVLCIADEVMTGFGRTGKFFATDYIENKPDIVSLSKGLTGGTMPLGLTVCSDKIYNEFLSDDHSKTFFHGHSFTGHPLACAASCASMDLMEKPETWQQIEMIIAEHQQFGKKLESYSLIKNVTQRGTIIAIEFDTGTNTSYFNNLRDVLYNYFLEKNILLRPLGNILYILPPYCITKDELNTIYDAIEEFLINY; this comes from the coding sequence ATGAACTTACAAGAAAAAGACAAAAAATACATCTGGCATCCGTTTACACAAATGAAAACAGCACCTTTAAACATTCCTATAGTAAAAGGAGAGGGTGTTTACATTTATACTGAAAATGGCACAAAAATTTTAGATGCAGTTTCATCTTGGTGGACTAACATACATGGACACTCTCACCCATATATTGCTGAAGCTGTATGCGAACAATTTAACACTTTAGAGCATGTTATTTTTGCAGGGTTTACACATCCTAAGGCTATAGAACTTTCTGAACGCATTATTGGTAAATTACCTTATTTAAACAAAGTTTTCTTTTCTGATAACGGAAGTACTGCTGTTGAAGTCGCTATTAAAATGGCTTTTCAATATTGGTACAATAAAAAAGAAACTAAAACTAAAATAATTGCTTTTAACCATGCTTACCACGGAGATACTTTTGGAGCAATGAGTGTTGGTGGTAGAGATACTTTCAATAATCCTTTTAATCCCTTTTTGTTTGATGTTGAATTTATAGATGTACCAACTCCTGGAAATGAGAATATTGTTATTCAACAATTAAATGAAAAAGTAAAAAACAATGATGTTGCTGCTTTTATTTTTGAACCACTTGTTCAAGGTTCTGCAGGTATGGTAATGTATGCTTCTGAAATTTTAAATGAGTTAATCGTCATTTGCAAACAACACGAAGTGCTTTGTATTGCTGACGAAGTAATGACAGGTTTTGGTAGAACTGGAAAATTCTTTGCGACAGATTACATTGAAAACAAACCAGATATTGTTTCTTTATCAAAAGGCTTAACTGGAGGAACTATGCCTTTAGGATTAACAGTTTGTTCTGATAAAATATATAATGAATTTCTATCTGACGATCATTCTAAAACATTTTTTCATGGTCATTCTTTTACCGGACATCCTTTGGCTTGTGCTGCATCCTGTGCTAGTATGGATTTAATGGAAAAACCAGAAACTTGGCAACAAATAGAAATGATAATCGCAGAACATCAGCAATTTGGAAAAAAATTAGAAAGTTATTCATTGATTAAAAACGTAACTCAAAGAGGTACTATTATAGCTATTGAATTTGATACAGGTACTAATACTTCTTACTTCAATAATTTAAGAGATGTTCTTTATAATTATTTCTTAGAAAAAAATATACTCTTAAGACCTCTTGGAAACATCTTATATATTTTACCCCCTTATTGTATTACAAAAGATGAACTAAATACAATTTATGATGCAATTGAAGAGTTTTTAATTAACTATTGA
- a CDS encoding rhomboid family intramembrane serine protease, whose translation MKNPFIEDIKRQYKSGSALIKLIFINVAMFLLVHIVGLFLWFFGISNGSELMVYWLALPADFSNLITKPWSLISYMFLHESLMHILMNMLVLYFGGQIFLQFLNQNKLVGVYLLGGLAGGLLYILAFNIFPVFENVLMGSLALGASASVMAVLVAAATHVPNFVVRLVFLGNVKLKYVALVYVVLDIISIRQGNSGGHIAHIGGALLGFLFAKQLQTGKDITLFINQLLAYFKTMFSTKRKMKVVYKNPGKTKTDYDYNAQKKANQQKVDAILDKIAKSGYDSLTGEEKAILFDASNK comes from the coding sequence ATGAAAAACCCATTTATAGAAGATATCAAACGACAATATAAAAGTGGCTCAGCATTAATAAAGCTAATTTTTATTAATGTGGCTATGTTTTTATTAGTTCATATTGTTGGTTTGTTTTTGTGGTTTTTTGGTATTAGTAATGGTTCTGAGTTAATGGTTTATTGGTTAGCATTACCTGCCGATTTTAGCAACTTAATTACTAAACCTTGGTCGTTGATTAGTTATATGTTTTTGCACGAAAGTTTGATGCATATCTTAATGAACATGTTAGTACTGTATTTTGGAGGTCAAATATTTCTTCAATTTTTAAATCAAAACAAATTAGTTGGGGTATACTTGTTAGGTGGTTTAGCAGGTGGGCTGTTGTATATTTTAGCATTTAATATTTTTCCTGTTTTCGAAAATGTGTTAATGGGTAGTTTGGCATTAGGTGCTTCGGCATCTGTTATGGCAGTTTTAGTTGCCGCTGCTACTCATGTGCCTAATTTTGTAGTTCGCTTAGTGTTTTTAGGTAATGTAAAATTAAAATATGTTGCCTTAGTTTATGTAGTACTCGATATAATTAGTATTCGTCAAGGAAACTCTGGCGGGCATATTGCACACATTGGAGGGGCTTTGTTAGGATTTTTATTTGCTAAGCAATTACAGACAGGTAAAGATATTACCCTTTTTATAAATCAATTATTAGCATATTTTAAAACAATGTTTTCTACTAAACGTAAAATGAAAGTAGTTTATAAAAATCCGGGAAAAACAAAAACAGATTACGACTATAATGCACAAAAGAAAGCAAATCAACAAAAAGTTGATGCTATTTTGGATAAGATTGCAAAATCTGGTTACGATAGTTTAACAGGAGAGGAGAAAGCAATTTTGTTTGATGCGAGTAATAAATAA